One segment of Nostoc flagelliforme CCNUN1 DNA contains the following:
- a CDS encoding glycosyltransferase yields the protein MINHINNSKYCDPISPVSEGTTRPLWSVIIPTFNCASYLRETLASVLAQDPGPEVMQIEVVDDHSTKDDPEAVVRQLAGDRVSFYRQAENVGHVKNFTTCLQRSRGKLIHLLHGDDCVREGFYLKMQQAFDTQPEIGAAFCRHIFMDETGHWRHFSDILQPQSGVIDNWLEKIIVKQYIQTPSIVVRRQVYEKLGSFDRRFRFYYEDWEMWVRIAAQYPVWYEVEPLAIYRLHSVSNTGQTVRTGKNMQEVHCGLEIVQSYLPAYLPQSTVDRLIYANKKHSAICALRTAQNMLMIGDIPAAIAQIKEAFKCSISPKVMAYFIYFATQAVLKRSLSFYRS from the coding sequence ATGATTAACCACATTAACAATAGTAAGTATTGCGATCCAATCTCACCAGTTTCAGAGGGAACAACACGTCCTCTCTGGTCAGTTATCATTCCCACCTTCAACTGTGCCAGCTATCTGCGCGAAACACTGGCAAGCGTCTTAGCGCAAGATCCAGGACCAGAGGTAATGCAGATTGAGGTAGTTGATGACCACTCTACAAAGGACGATCCTGAAGCTGTTGTTAGACAACTAGCAGGCGATCGCGTTAGTTTTTATCGCCAGGCAGAAAATGTTGGACATGTTAAGAACTTTACCACCTGCCTACAGCGATCCCGTGGAAAACTCATCCATCTTTTGCATGGTGATGATTGCGTTCGGGAAGGCTTTTATCTCAAGATGCAACAAGCATTTGATACCCAGCCAGAGATAGGAGCCGCTTTCTGTCGTCACATCTTTATGGATGAGACAGGGCACTGGCGACACTTTTCTGATATATTACAACCTCAAAGCGGCGTGATTGATAATTGGTTAGAAAAAATTATAGTTAAACAATATATTCAAACTCCCTCTATTGTTGTTCGCCGACAAGTATATGAAAAGTTAGGTAGTTTTGATCGTCGGTTTCGTTTTTATTATGAAGACTGGGAAATGTGGGTGCGAATTGCCGCACAATACCCTGTATGGTACGAAGTTGAGCCACTAGCTATTTATCGGCTACATTCTGTATCTAATACTGGACAAACTGTGCGTACAGGCAAAAACATGCAAGAGGTACACTGTGGGTTGGAAATTGTACAGTCTTATTTGCCTGCTTACCTGCCACAATCAACAGTCGATCGCCTGATCTATGCCAATAAAAAACACTCTGCAATCTGTGCTCTCAGAACAGCCCAGAATATGCTGATGATTGGCGATATACCTGCTGCGATCGCACAAATTAAAGAGGCATTTAAATGCAGTATTTCACCAAAGGTTATGGCATATTTTATTTACTTTGCTACCCAAGCTGTATTGAAACGTTCGCTGTCATTCTATCGAAGTTAA
- the galE gene encoding UDP-glucose 4-epimerase GalE, with protein sequence MKKKILVTGGAGYIGSHVVRQLGEAGYDVVVYDNCSTSSPASVLYGKLIIGDLVDSGHLYQVFAEHEFSAVLHFAASLIVPESVAHPLDYYANNTRNTLNLLRCCSVMGVNKFIFSSTAAVYGEVEQNPVTESNPTQPINPYGRSKLMSEWLIQDYAAVSSLNYVILRYFNVAGSDPSGLLGQMSPNATHLIRAACDAALMRKPEVRIFGTDFPTPDGTAIRDYIHVEDLATAHLNALDYLEKSGESQILNCGYGEGYSVRQVIERVKAISGVDFPVIAAPRRPGDPACVAACADKIRRVLGWQPKHNDLDEIINTTITWEKQKSNFARQRHLSMAS encoded by the coding sequence ATGAAAAAGAAAATATTGGTAACTGGCGGTGCTGGTTACATTGGCTCCCATGTAGTTCGTCAACTGGGAGAAGCTGGTTATGATGTCGTGGTCTACGACAACTGCTCTACAAGTTCACCAGCATCCGTACTATACGGGAAACTAATTATTGGCGATTTAGTAGACAGTGGGCATCTTTATCAAGTTTTTGCCGAGCATGAATTCAGCGCCGTCTTACACTTTGCCGCTAGTCTGATTGTTCCAGAATCAGTAGCTCATCCCCTCGACTACTACGCAAACAACACCCGCAACACCTTAAATTTGCTACGCTGTTGTAGCGTTATGGGTGTTAACAAGTTCATTTTTTCCAGCACAGCCGCAGTGTACGGAGAAGTGGAACAGAATCCTGTTACTGAGTCTAATCCTACACAGCCCATTAATCCTTACGGACGTTCAAAGTTGATGAGTGAGTGGCTGATCCAGGACTATGCAGCAGTATCTTCACTAAACTACGTAATTTTACGCTACTTTAATGTGGCAGGTTCTGACCCAAGTGGACTATTGGGGCAAATGTCACCGAATGCCACCCACTTAATTCGGGCTGCTTGTGATGCGGCACTCATGCGCAAACCAGAAGTCCGAATTTTTGGTACCGATTTTCCTACACCCGATGGAACCGCAATCCGAGACTATATCCACGTCGAGGATTTGGCAACTGCTCACTTAAATGCTTTGGATTACTTAGAAAAAAGTGGTGAAAGCCAAATTCTCAACTGCGGTTATGGGGAAGGATACAGTGTGCGACAAGTTATTGAAAGAGTCAAGGCTATTTCTGGTGTAGATTTTCCTGTTATTGCCGCACCACGTCGTCCGGGCGATCCTGCCTGTGTTGCAGCTTGTGCTGATAAAATCCGTAGGGTTTTGGGTTGGCAACCGAAGCACAATGATTTAGACGAAATTATCAACACAACTATTACTTGGGAAAAACAGAAGAGTAACTTTGCAAGGCAAAGACATCTAAGTATGGCATCTTGA
- a CDS encoding sugar transferase, translated as MTLTSYVGSPANTRLPNVVRSLPIFLLLGDIFGLLICLAIAQWLRLDQPLHWLDPLPYAFVCMILAAFYLADAYHPDRQIAGLRAPARIIVCNIAIAFFISALIYLSGIAQHNPVSWRSVFLPSVGIFTIWAVMLRVVAVKWVRSHALKSRWLILGAGDNAIKFAQKLLVLNPLGKLTVLAEENQKTIDLLKNNLSYQGNLSDLLQWSQESWSGVIVTTQINFSKSQAQQLMQMRLRGIPVYTLPDVYETFWYKLPSSLLQDKWLAFSDGFNLMPGYFSMKLKRVVDLILILFLLVLVAPLLLLVALVIRLDSPGPVLYSQQRSGLYGKPFRVYKFRSMYQNAEKLGAQWASQRDPRITRVGYWLRLLRIDELPQIWNVLQGEMSLIGPRPERPQFDVKLKEAIPYYEVRYLVKPGITGWAQVMYPYGASIEDAYEKLSYDLYYIKNYSIWLDLAIAFKTIRVVLLGKGR; from the coding sequence ATGACTCTTACAAGTTATGTGGGTTCTCCTGCCAATACTAGGTTGCCAAACGTAGTCCGCAGCCTACCGATATTCCTATTGTTAGGGGATATTTTTGGTTTACTCATTTGTTTAGCGATCGCACAATGGTTGCGTTTAGATCAACCTTTACATTGGCTAGATCCGTTGCCTTATGCATTTGTTTGCATGATCCTTGCAGCGTTTTATTTAGCAGATGCGTACCATCCAGATCGGCAAATTGCAGGTTTGAGAGCGCCTGCTCGAATTATTGTTTGTAATATTGCGATCGCATTTTTCATTTCTGCGCTAATTTACTTGTCAGGTATTGCTCAACATAATCCGGTATCGTGGCGGAGTGTCTTCTTACCTAGCGTGGGAATCTTTACTATCTGGGCAGTAATGTTGCGTGTAGTAGCAGTGAAATGGGTGCGATCGCACGCTCTGAAAAGTCGTTGGTTGATACTTGGAGCAGGGGATAATGCGATTAAATTTGCCCAAAAGCTGCTGGTACTTAATCCTTTAGGGAAGTTGACTGTTTTAGCAGAAGAAAACCAAAAAACTATAGACTTACTAAAAAACAATCTCAGTTACCAGGGAAATCTGAGCGATTTGTTGCAATGGAGTCAAGAATCCTGGTCTGGGGTCATAGTTACAACCCAAATAAATTTTTCCAAATCTCAAGCACAACAGTTAATGCAGATGCGGTTGCGAGGCATTCCAGTTTACACATTGCCGGATGTTTACGAAACATTTTGGTATAAACTGCCTTCATCGCTGCTACAAGATAAATGGTTGGCTTTTAGCGATGGTTTTAACCTAATGCCTGGTTACTTCAGTATGAAACTGAAGCGAGTTGTGGATCTCATATTGATCCTCTTTTTACTAGTATTAGTTGCACCACTTCTGTTGTTGGTGGCATTAGTAATTAGATTAGATAGCCCTGGCCCAGTATTGTACAGTCAGCAGCGAAGTGGGTTGTACGGTAAACCATTTAGAGTTTACAAATTTCGCTCCATGTATCAAAATGCAGAAAAGTTGGGGGCGCAGTGGGCAAGTCAACGCGATCCACGGATCACCAGAGTTGGATACTGGCTACGTTTGTTGCGTATTGACGAACTACCCCAAATATGGAATGTTTTACAGGGTGAAATGAGTCTGATTGGGCCTCGTCCAGAACGACCACAATTTGATGTCAAACTCAAAGAGGCCATTCCGTACTATGAAGTACGCTATCTGGTAAAACCGGGAATTACAGGCTGGGCGCAGGTTATGTATCCCTATGGGGCATCTATAGAAGATGCTTACGAAAAGCTTTCTTACGATCTGTATTACATCAAAAATTATTCCATTTGGTTGGATTTAGCGATCGCCTTCAAAACCATTCGAGTTGTTTTGTTAGGTAAAGGTAGATAA
- a CDS encoding glycosyltransferase, whose protein sequence is MISYLSKFFYVLSQNRKSIFLLISVFVFSSLLEVFGISLIAPFLWLASKPEVLHQNWWANKIYSDLGFSSAHNFVIFCGIALIIIFCLKSFSYFLAQSYINHFSFANQGKLISRLLTAYLSVPYTFYLSRDTSSIITNIFYETQNFCFKSMIPLLQFTSNAIAILVLLILLAKTDLLLLIILSVILLPIFFLFYYLKGQSRKWGQDESEAYHDMMRTVNDGLGGIKETYVIGCQPYFIDEMNIYVNKYTTSKTSFVNFQTLPRIILETLLILFTVIIVLVHQIFLSQSIESLLGVLSIFAAASIRLMPALSQSLSAIGTIQTGSYALDMLYSDLRNTSQSIDNLEMKFQHLNILSNSNYLLSNHRLSAEFLLKQIDIQNLSYKYPNSAISAISNIYLTINKGESVAFVGKSGSGKTTLVDIILEAKVIIYHGRIDIQKKGLDVLLDAWQKICHRRPDQTLRLLLVGTGTDAPALQQKIARENLRDIVWINKYIRDRNAIQRYLSAADVYTLPSRHEGFPVAPLEAMACSVPVVATNVQGIPEILESGEMSGGLIVPIDDVEALATALESILDNEMWAKELGRRARERVERYFSLKTIGQQMRSFLLNEDLPN, encoded by the coding sequence ATGATTAGCTATTTGTCGAAGTTTTTCTATGTTCTATCTCAAAATAGAAAATCTATTTTTCTATTAATTTCAGTATTTGTATTTTCATCGCTTTTAGAAGTTTTTGGAATTAGCTTAATTGCTCCTTTTTTATGGTTAGCATCTAAGCCAGAAGTTTTACATCAGAACTGGTGGGCGAACAAAATTTATAGTGATTTAGGATTTAGTTCTGCACATAATTTTGTTATTTTCTGTGGGATCGCGTTAATTATTATCTTCTGTCTTAAATCATTTTCATACTTTTTAGCTCAATCTTATATTAATCACTTCTCTTTTGCAAATCAAGGGAAATTAATTTCAAGACTGCTCACAGCCTATCTATCAGTCCCTTATACCTTTTATTTAAGTCGAGACACATCTAGCATTATCACAAATATTTTCTATGAAACTCAAAATTTTTGTTTCAAGTCTATGATTCCACTTTTGCAATTTACGTCTAATGCCATCGCAATTTTAGTTTTACTAATACTTTTAGCCAAAACAGATTTACTTTTATTGATCATTCTGTCTGTTATATTATTGCCAATATTCTTTCTATTTTATTATTTAAAAGGTCAATCTAGAAAGTGGGGACAAGATGAATCAGAGGCATACCATGACATGATGCGAACAGTGAATGATGGTTTGGGCGGGATTAAAGAAACTTATGTTATTGGCTGCCAACCATACTTTATTGACGAAATGAATATTTATGTAAATAAGTATACTACATCTAAAACTAGCTTCGTTAACTTTCAAACTTTACCACGAATAATTTTAGAAACACTTTTAATTTTGTTTACTGTAATTATTGTATTAGTTCATCAAATTTTCCTGAGTCAGAGTATTGAAAGTTTGCTAGGAGTATTGAGTATTTTTGCCGCAGCTTCGATCCGATTGATGCCGGCACTATCCCAATCTTTGTCTGCTATTGGAACTATACAAACGGGAAGTTATGCGCTAGACATGCTGTATTCAGACTTGAGAAATACAAGCCAAAGTATAGACAATCTAGAGATGAAATTCCAGCATTTAAATATTTTATCAAATAGTAATTATCTTCTATCCAACCACAGATTATCGGCAGAATTTTTGCTTAAACAAATTGATATACAAAATCTTAGCTACAAGTATCCAAACTCAGCAATTTCTGCAATTTCTAATATTTATCTAACTATCAATAAGGGTGAGTCAGTTGCTTTTGTTGGCAAGTCAGGTTCCGGTAAAACAACACTAGTTGATATTATTTTAGAGGCAAAGGTAATAATTTATCATGGAAGAATCGATATCCAGAAAAAAGGGCTTGATGTTTTACTAGATGCATGGCAAAAAATATGTCATAGACGACCTGACCAAACATTGCGTCTTTTACTAGTAGGCACCGGCACAGATGCTCCAGCTTTACAACAAAAAATTGCTCGTGAAAACTTGAGAGATATTGTTTGGATCAATAAGTATATTCGCGATCGCAATGCAATTCAACGTTATCTCTCAGCTGCGGATGTTTATACTTTACCTTCTCGGCATGAAGGCTTTCCAGTTGCTCCCCTTGAAGCAATGGCATGCAGCGTACCTGTAGTTGCTACAAATGTTCAGGGTATTCCAGAAATTTTGGAATCAGGTGAAATGTCAGGCGGGTTAATTGTTCCGATTGATGATGTTGAAGCTTTGGCTACTGCTCTAGAGTCCATTTTAGATAATGAGATGTGGGCTAAGGAATTAGGCAGAAGAGCTAGAGAACGGGTAGAGCGGTACTTTTCCTTGAAAACAATTGGACAGCAAATGCGAAGCTTTCTACTAAACGAAGATTTGCCAAATTAG
- a CDS encoding GumC family protein translates to MLSNQKDQNSLNLQQYSLILKRRWLVIAAVTASIFGLSALIAIRQKPIYEAEGKLLFSKTDRVSSLTSPSAQVGELSSVTQLTSPLDTEAEVIRSNPIVEKTITSLRLVNKQGTPLEINEFLKKVKIKSVRSTDILAISYSSSNPKEAADVVNSLMRYYLENNIYINQAQATVAKKFLRKQLPEVEARVVRSEAALRRFKEGNRVIALEQEATKGVDKLADLSDQITQAQANLTDAKTRSQLLQRQLRLNSQQAVDMGNLSQSKAVQEVLTQYQQVQNQLAVEKTRYTDKHPAIANLLAKETALKKQLETRIFENADREKSVPAQNLGMGELKQTLLAQLIQSDVERSALANRITVLQNAYTLSQKRLSVLPQLQEKQQQLELQLQVATSTYEELLKRSQEVEVVVNQNVGNARVISAALLPKKAVSSKIPFQLALGGFLGIVLGIGVALMLETMDQSLKTLEQAQQLLGYPLLGTIPLLGQKAKNSEKGLVELPVKDNPYSGVSSAFEMLQANLDFTISDQPLKVIAVVSSTPGEGRSFVAANLAVAKAQMGRRILLLDADMRYSCQQQIWKLSNPVGLSNVLVGQVEFRNITQEVLVNLDLLTAGTIPAKPAALLNSQRMALLIQEAVKDYDCVIIDTPALSLFGDALILGKIADGILLVVRPGVLDCAVAKSTKMMLEQARSRVLGMVVNGVTAENGSGYYDSRGSYGGKRSALSQINLHWKRIAKVAQ, encoded by the coding sequence ATGCTCTCTAACCAAAAAGACCAAAACTCCCTAAATTTGCAACAATACTCACTGATTCTGAAAAGGCGTTGGCTAGTCATAGCTGCGGTGACTGCCTCTATTTTTGGACTGTCAGCTTTAATTGCTATCAGGCAAAAACCAATTTATGAAGCAGAAGGCAAGTTGCTTTTCAGTAAAACTGACCGCGTTTCTTCGCTGACAAGTCCCTCGGCACAAGTTGGAGAATTGAGCAGTGTGACTCAACTGACCAGCCCGTTGGATACAGAAGCAGAGGTCATTCGTTCTAATCCAATAGTTGAGAAAACTATTACTAGTCTCAGGTTGGTAAATAAGCAAGGAACACCGTTGGAAATAAATGAGTTTCTCAAAAAAGTCAAAATTAAGAGTGTCCGAAGTACAGATATTTTGGCGATTTCGTACAGCAGCAGCAATCCAAAAGAAGCCGCAGATGTTGTGAATTCGCTGATGAGATATTACCTGGAGAACAATATTTACATTAACCAAGCCCAAGCGACAGTGGCAAAGAAGTTTTTACGCAAGCAATTGCCTGAAGTTGAAGCAAGGGTAGTTAGATCGGAAGCAGCTTTGCGTCGATTTAAAGAAGGAAATCGGGTAATTGCTTTAGAGCAAGAAGCAACAAAAGGAGTAGACAAACTCGCGGATTTATCAGACCAGATTACCCAAGCCCAGGCAAATCTAACGGATGCTAAGACTCGCTCACAACTTCTGCAACGTCAATTGAGATTGAATTCGCAGCAAGCTGTGGATATGGGGAATTTAAGTCAATCAAAAGCTGTGCAGGAAGTATTAACACAATATCAACAGGTGCAAAACCAGTTAGCAGTAGAAAAGACTCGCTATACAGACAAACATCCTGCGATCGCTAATTTGTTAGCAAAAGAAACAGCCCTCAAAAAGCAGTTAGAGACGCGAATTTTTGAGAATGCAGATAGAGAAAAATCTGTACCAGCCCAGAATTTAGGGATGGGAGAACTCAAGCAGACCCTACTAGCCCAACTGATACAGTCGGATGTAGAACGTTCAGCATTAGCTAACCGAATTACAGTTTTGCAGAATGCATACACACTTTCCCAAAAACGATTGAGTGTTTTACCCCAACTGCAAGAAAAACAGCAACAGCTAGAGCTACAGTTGCAAGTTGCTACATCTACTTATGAAGAACTGCTAAAGCGATCGCAAGAAGTCGAGGTAGTAGTAAATCAGAATGTCGGTAATGCCAGGGTAATATCTGCGGCTTTACTTCCTAAAAAAGCTGTTTCTTCCAAAATTCCCTTTCAGCTAGCGCTGGGTGGATTTTTGGGAATTGTGCTGGGTATAGGGGTAGCTTTGATGTTAGAAACTATGGATCAATCCCTCAAAACTCTTGAGCAAGCCCAGCAGTTATTAGGTTATCCTTTGCTGGGTACGATTCCTCTCTTGGGTCAAAAAGCTAAAAACAGTGAGAAAGGCTTAGTCGAACTACCAGTCAAAGATAATCCATATTCTGGAGTAAGTTCAGCCTTTGAAATGCTTCAGGCGAACCTGGATTTTACCATCTCTGATCAACCACTAAAAGTAATTGCCGTGGTTAGTTCAACTCCAGGTGAAGGCAGATCATTTGTGGCTGCAAATTTGGCAGTAGCTAAGGCACAGATGGGACGCAGAATCCTATTATTAGATGCGGATATGCGTTACTCCTGCCAACAGCAAATCTGGAAATTATCAAACCCAGTCGGACTAAGTAATGTTTTAGTTGGTCAAGTAGAGTTTCGCAACATCACCCAAGAAGTATTAGTTAACTTGGATTTATTAACGGCTGGGACAATCCCAGCTAAACCCGCAGCATTGCTAAATTCGCAGCGCATGGCTTTGTTAATTCAAGAGGCGGTCAAAGACTATGATTGTGTGATTATTGATACTCCAGCTTTGAGTTTGTTTGGTGATGCACTCATACTGGGCAAGATAGCAGATGGGATATTGCTGGTTGTACGTCCTGGAGTGCTTGATTGTGCTGTTGCTAAGAGTACGAAAATGATGCTAGAGCAAGCGCGATCGCGTGTTTTAGGAATGGTAGTGAACGGGGTTACTGCTGAAAATGGGTCTGGTTACTATGACTCTAGGGGATCTTACGGTGGAAAGAGGTCTGCTTTGAGTCAGATAAATTTGCATTGGAAGCGCATAGCTAAGGTGGCACAGTGA